Proteins encoded together in one Planctomyces sp. SH-PL14 window:
- the uvsE gene encoding UV DNA damage repair endonuclease UvsE: MIRFGLCCIFRDEPIKFGTTTAAALSRLPPEGARIRLSLLCRQNADSLLRALRYCAAHGIGAFRINSQILPLATHPVFGYRLADLPDGPEIVGLYQKCGAVAAAANLRTGFHPDQFVVLNSQRPEVVTSSLAELEYQSEVAEWVGADVVNIHAGGLFGDKVRALGDFARSLGRLSPRARSRLTVENDDKLFAPADLWPMCRAEGLPLCYDVHHHRCHPDDWTIEEATGRARETWNREPLFHISSPLEGWSGPKPQRHHDFIDAADFPNCWRTLDLTVDVEAKAKEVAVQKLANDLKAMK; this comes from the coding sequence AAGTTCGGGACGACGACGGCCGCGGCCCTGTCCCGGCTGCCGCCCGAGGGGGCGCGGATCCGGTTGTCGCTGCTCTGCCGGCAGAATGCGGATTCGCTGCTGCGGGCCCTCCGGTACTGTGCCGCGCATGGGATCGGGGCCTTCCGGATCAACAGTCAGATTCTTCCGCTCGCGACGCACCCGGTGTTCGGCTACCGGCTGGCGGATCTGCCCGACGGGCCGGAGATCGTTGGCCTGTATCAGAAGTGCGGAGCCGTGGCGGCGGCGGCGAATCTGCGGACCGGCTTTCATCCCGACCAGTTCGTCGTCCTCAATTCGCAGCGGCCGGAGGTCGTGACATCGTCGCTGGCCGAACTGGAATACCAGTCGGAAGTCGCGGAGTGGGTCGGGGCGGATGTGGTGAACATCCATGCCGGCGGACTCTTTGGAGACAAAGTCCGGGCCCTGGGCGACTTTGCTCGATCGCTGGGGCGGCTCTCTCCGCGGGCCCGGTCGCGGTTGACCGTGGAGAACGACGACAAGCTCTTTGCCCCGGCCGACCTGTGGCCGATGTGCCGGGCCGAGGGGCTGCCGCTCTGTTACGACGTGCATCACCACCGCTGTCACCCGGACGATTGGACAATCGAGGAAGCGACCGGGCGGGCCCGCGAGACGTGGAACCGCGAGCCGCTGTTTCACATTTCCAGTCCGCTGGAGGGATGGTCCGGGCCGAAGCCGCAGCGGCATCACGACTTCATCGACGCGGCAGACTTTCCGAACTGCTGGCGGACGCTGGACCTGACCGTGGACGTCGAGGCGAAGGCCAAGGAGGTCGCCGTCCAGAAGCTGGCGAACGATCTCAAGGCGATGAAGTGA